The sequence GGGTCAGTGTcagattgaaaaatataatgagttgTTGCTGCAGCTTTGTGAGTATCGTTATATCTACATATTCGGGTCTCTACTACTTATGTAACAAAAGAGATTTTCCAGAACTGAAGTACtcacgaaaaatatatttctccatCAATGTTGAATTAAAGTTTCGTTGTAACTTCCGATTGgttccaaaaattaaataacatgctatatttcttattaatagTAGAAATAATGGCCCCTTCCGGTAATCATCTTACTGACGGAAAGTTGGGAAAGATTATGGATAACGAGGAATATTGGGAAGATACACAAGATACTAACTCTTGAGATAACGTAGAAGAAGTAATAGACGGTGCATAAGCTGCACAGTTTATATCTATCCATTTCGATGGAAGTGACCAAGACGTACAAGATGATGAGGAATGTGATTTATACAAGAACCAATGCTCTAGGTATAGCAAAGATTCTACCAAATGGTCTAACAACATAATTAGATTTCTACTAGAACTGAAAGAATCCATACGGTTTAACCCACCGTCTAGCCTAGAGAATATTGTTTACAATTGTTGTGTTTGACATTATAGTTAcatatacaaatgaaaaaattgatctaATGATGAAATATATGGTGCGTTCAAAAGACACCGAAATAATCTAGAATAGTTTGCTCAATCGTTCATTGGTACAAGAGATGAAACTTAAATCAAAGCCTATTGGACTATTGGtctattatttatcaaatgCTTATTCAGACCATGAAGATTTCAAATCGATGTGAGCAACGGATGGTGAAGGCAAAGATCTGTTTGTGCCACTTGAAATTTCAAcacaaatttattacaatattttttgtataactgtCCCATTTTGATTATATCAGCGAATTTGTCTAAGGCTCATGACTACGTAATATGATCAATAAAAGTGTTGATTTGATTGTGACTGTGATAATTGGAGAGTCTGCAAGAAAAGCAACTTTGGAGCTTCCACTGAAAAATCAGCTTATTCGTACGATATTGTATATACCTACCAATTTAAGGCCTGGTGTGAATTGATAAATGTAGAAGTGAACCTGGTCAGTCGTTGGGAAGTATGTTGACTATTTCCGTAAGTACATTGCACTGCGCCCATCTGTTATCAAACATCGTCATTTCTTTCACATATTCCTGAATAAAAAATGCACTATCAATCCATTTGGTTTATATACATTTGGTAAAATGCCCTCTAATGTTACCAAATTTCTCAAGCTGCCATAATGTAAGCAATATGTATTCGTACATCTTCCAATTCTTTGCTATCAGTATCAGGAGCAAATATTAGTTAAGTGAAAAAACATGGTCAATAGAATTCTACGACAGTAGCCGGAGTGCTATGTTAATCATTCCAATGATCAAAAAAATGCCATTGCAGAGAAAATTATCCCGACCTCAAGCAAGATTTTCGAATGTTCTCATCCAATATTGTACTTCCGGTTTCTACTATTTATGATGATACTGGAAATTCTAGTTATGTGTTGCAAACATAGGTTTAATACGAAAAATAGAAAGTGCAACGTCTAGTTAGAATTAATACTATtggaagagagagaaagagcatCGGTTCACTAATCTCTATCTCCCTCTACTCGctcataaaatcaaaacttcATGGCGAtccaataaaaatagaatagaaagagagagagagtaGTGCAAATACGttctttttctttctattatCAAATCGGGTTCACTTGCACAAGCTTCCATACCTTGCTCTCTTTATCTTAAATAATAACTCTATGATAGGGAGACTCCCTAGCATCGCAAGACATCAATGCTAGCGATTGTTTTAGTAATGATTGTTGATAATGGtgataaaaatttacaattccATTGTTGTTACCAGCAAGCGAGATGGACGCTTAAAGGCACCAGAAATTCACGTGCAAGTGAACAAAACTTGTATCATTGACAAAAGTAAACTGTGAGATGTAAAGTTGTATGTCGTTGATCGAAAACCTTTGCTAAAGCCACGGAGAAGAAAGAACGTTTGCCGTGGGCCCTTGTCCATCAATATTGAACTGAAGAATATTTATCTCAGCTATTTAGTTCAAAACGAAGGATTTACTTTCAACGCAGTGTCCAAAATAGGTGATGCCAGACTGTGTACTTCTCACAATTGAGCACAGCGGTAGCTCATTTATGCTCTGGTGTTGTTTTTTTAGCTAAGGAAATGGCTATTTGATTAAGATTGATAGAAGTATGGAAAGAATAAACAgtatagaaaatttttgagCAAAATGCCATTCTTCGGGTTTGCGATTGATTggatataaattcattttttagcaGGACAATGACCCCAGGCATAGTTCCAAATCATGCGGAGGATATTTGGAAGAGAAAGAGACACAATAGAAACAAGGGTTGTTGATGAACATAGTTTGGCCTCCTCTAAACCTGGATGTCAATTACATTGAATTTTTGTGGTAAGAGCTTGATAGGAAAGTCCGTAAATGTGATCCATCTTCGCAAGAACGAATATGGAATGATTTAGGAGCAATTTATCACAatataatatcaacaaattGCTTGCTTCTATGCTGAAccttgtgaaaaaaatattgtaacaacAATTAGTAACCTGCTCAAAGCTCTAACAGTTGAGCTATGCTAGCATTTATATTTCAGTCCCCTAGACATGAGATCTACCGACAAACTCTAATGGCCATGTTAACATTGAAGGCATGTTCgagattattaataaaatgggaaaacaaaagaataatggAAGGGGAATGAGTTTCAGTAAtctaaaaaatcattcaaatagtCTCCAGAGTGAGAATCACACCTATTGGACAAAACTCAAAGTGAGCTTAAGACGTTCAACTTCGGTGCGGTCCATAGGCCCCCAACTGAACTTTCTTCACAACCCAGAGCGGTCCTATGGAACGCACTactcattttatttcaaacctttTCCACGGCCCACGGGATCGCATTTAAATGTGTTTCGCAGTTTGTTCGGACCGTCTTGgtacatttgtttttttttatttttaatatattttgttttcaaaggATAAAAAGATGACATATTCAAATAGaatgaaacttttattataaaatcgaTAGAATAGCTATGAATTGTTGTTACAATCACAATTATTCGTGCGAAACAAGGAATACAATGAAGTGGTTTTCCAATCAAAGCCTTTGCAAAAAGTGATCACTTTTTTactttggattttatgataattttcgtgtgattttttttttcacaatatcttCTCACTTTGTGACTTGAGCTTTCTTTCTTAACTGagcaatgatttttttgttttggcaTCTCTTGGTCAGCATCATTCGTAGTTTTTTTCTTCAGTAACTCAGTTACTACACAAATTTGAGAGTCAGTAATcgatatattcttttttataaaagaataacaTTGCTGCACTAAATAgcaattaaataacaattttcctAAACTACTTCAACGTCCTTCTCGGAGAACCATTATAGCTTGCCATTTAATCAGAGAGATCTATAGAAGATTTGACTTTGTCGTAGTCAACCACGAGTCATATAGAGACAACTACattcaatataatcaattgttaacaaatatctactatttcttgtatatttaattgtattcagcatttctagttttctcataaaatataagaaaattacgTTGCCGACGCATTATCTAGAATTGAAGTCAACGCTACTCATAAAAAACCTCCTAAACGCAAtcccaaaataaatataataagtgATATCATTATAACCCCCGCAAATCTAAAAACATACACTAAGGACCCCGAACTAAATGCTGATATTGATGTTATTTCTATGCTTGCAAGAGCAAATTTCGACACAAATCTAGCGCTTAGCGACGCTAAcgaaattttaagtaaaatatctGAATATAACAAAAGTACCGCTTCTGGCGAAACTAGATATTCTGCTcaagaaaactcaatttttggTTTCCCAATCTCAGAGAAATCTTTAAATTCAGCCTATTTTCAAATGATCCTAAAATACGGAGATAAAAATGATATAGATTACTTCAAACTATTTGGTAAGAACCggtatatttttagttttgaaaaaggATGTGATGATAATGTCTTAAGCCAAATGTTTTTAGGAATATTTGGTCCAAAAGAGACATTTTATATATACTGCTATGATGATTCGCTCAAAAATCTTAGAGccaaatgtaaaaataattggaattcgATTAATTTCGGATTACGATTCAGAAACTCATAACGGTATTACTGAAACTATAAAGCACATACAATCCTTGTATTATTTCCCAAAAATTCAAGAATTAGTAACAACCATATTAATCATTGCGAATTATCTCTCCTCAAAATACGATGGAAACCTTCAAAAAATACCATTTTCCGATCCcttaatttctaaaaaacctTAATGATTCGAATTCAATCACTATATTCAataaacttcattatttttcccaTCATAACTCTTTCACAAATAACTTGGGACAATGCAAGAGAATTTACATGGGAAATCTTCAAGGAATTCATGTCACTCTTTCACATTAGAATTCACTATACAACCCCCCAATCTCATACCGGCAATTCTCCCATAGAAAGAGCACATTCAACTTTAATCGAAAAATTGAGAATTCTTAGAcagaaatcaaaagaaaatattactGATTTAGTTACAACCgctattcttatatataatcAATCGATTCTCTCAGTAATAGATTTTACCCCATTTTAACTCCTTATATACGAAAATCTAAATCTTCACTGAATCGATCCTCATAAACAAATCTACCAAGATTACAACGAATATCGAAAAACATAAATCATTCCATTTTCTAATGACCTTTACCAAAAACAACTTACAAGAAGAACCGAACAGCTGGATGAAATTAATCTAGAAAGAAAAGATGATATCCCCAAAAAAGATCAGCAAACACATGATTAAAAATACCAATTCTTTCCAGGTTAACCAGGAAGATAGCCAGCCAGGCAATTCAAGTCAAAACAATTGAACCCCCAGGTTGCATTTGAGATAATTTAGGATTAGGAAAATATAAGGTCAACTATCATAAGATTCATTTTAGTATAAGTATCGAAGAAATCGAAAATTAGTAAAGTAATTTAGTTTTAAGTCAAGTTCATTTAGCCAGTAATAACAGTAACTTTGGCAAAAATCTATCAAAGAGACGTTGAATTACTTTCAGAAGATATAAACAAACTTAGAATGTATGCACGACcgaataaaataatcaaaagaggTTGAGTAGGCGGTCTTGGtacagtaataaaatatattgccGGAAATCTCGATCAAAACGActtaatagaaattaaaaataccttcgaaaaagttaatttaaactaaaataaactAATGACCGAAATTTCGAATATATATACGTTTGCAGGACAGATTACTCAACGTTGGCAAacaaatttacgtaaaattcaaatttttgcagAAAACATACTCAAAGGATCGAATACTTTAAATAATAGActtaacaatgaaattattatccATATTCAGTTAGAACAAATTAGGAACCTAAGaaactatattaaaatttgacttAGAACAATATCATTCAGTAACCAAGAAACCCTAAATGTAGagttaattaaacaaaaagaattagaagaaatcattaattttttacatactATTCATTCACACTATGAAATTGCTTCTGATATTCCTACTTTATTAGAAACAATTAAAATCAATCATATGTTTACTTCCAAAACTTTAtatgtttgtattttataaacttaataaactttatattttatattgtatattttataaactcTCAAAGTTCCCATATTATCCAACGAATTGCTGCATATCTACAAAATCATCCCTATTCCCAGCAAAGAAAACAATATCCTCCTACCCCACATTCGCATTGAATTCTCAAGGATGAACAAAATGGACAAACGAAGAATGCAAGAAACCTTCTCGTTCTGGTACGGCGACAAAGAGTCTCACTAAAACCGTTTCAACTTAGAAGATCTCTCACGCTGCAATTTAGCCAAAGTAAAAAACGACATTTACATTTGGAAGATCCAAATTGCTACCACAATTTCGTGAACCAAACTTGTTACCTATAAAAGTCCATCAAAGCCATCTAGGAATAACagcaacaataatttttattttagtagtcccactatttttgtatttgtataaaagattttttagaaaaaaggaaGATCGATACCAGGGTGAATCACCAATGGATTTACCCCAATCTCTGTTAAAGCCGAAGCCACGAGGACGTTCCTTCAACGAAGAGGGAAGGAGTCATATAGAGACAATtacataattcaatataataaagtgATGACAGTGTAAATCATTCAATTTCTTATAATGAAACTTGATCATAATTTTCTAACGTTATCAGCAAACATGTGTAGGAACTTCCTGATAACAAATATATActatttctttaataattaattgtattcagcatttctagttttctcataaaatttgagaatatttttaatgttatcagCAGACATATGCAGACATCCTGTCAATATAATAACTATCATTTTGTTACACTTTACTGTATTCagcatttttccatttatttaatgtttgttaaCTCATTTACACAGTCAGTTTTCATTCTATCACCTATTATTGTAGTCTTCGAGTGAATCAGATTTTCCAAACCAAAATTTCCTTCGCTTACTGGACTAAATTAACTTTAGAATTAAATTAGATGTAGGATGAGTCAAAAGTTCTTACTTATATAAACAATCTTGTTTTGACAGTTTTGTGACAAACacatcatttatttaaaaataaatatcaatatgtTTCTAATGATATTCAAAGATACTTAATCCATTTCACAATTATAAATATGCATTtggatttattggaaaaaagcaaaaatacgCACAAAGAATGCCAGATAACAGTACCAGAAAATGATAAGATTGTCAAGCAATTAATCGATTCCGGTATATTTATAGACACGCGCAGATGGATACGCAACAAACTGACAATAAGTAAAGTTCATCCAAAAACATCAACTTACTTCAAATCCACCGCAGCCAGAAGAAGTGAAGAATACAGACATTTAACTAATCACTATTATGTGATTCATCCTTTTAGTTCGTTCACTTTAGTATGGGACATAATTATATTCCACGTTTATATTCACATGCTGATAGTTTATGCTTTTGATGATCTCTTCATGGTTTCTAAGAAACATTCGTATTATCTCAATATTCTGAAGTTTTCAGGTGATCTGGTTTACTTTGTTGACATATGCCATTTCTTTTTCAGAGGTTATTATGACACTAATATCAGTAAGGCTGTTCTGAGTCTgcagaaaattatcaaaaagtatCTTTCTACAGTTTTTATCATCGATTTTATGGCGATTATCCCATCGATATTAATGCCGTTTCAATATTTGGGttacataaatataaagtaCGATCCCGTTCTCAATATCATACAATTTCTTGGAATAATAAGACTTTTAAGAATCGGCCGTTGGTTGGATACTTTAGAAATGATCGGTAGATTCAACAATTTTCCTACTTACATCCATAAAACGTTCAAAGTTTTATTAGTGTATTCGATTATTTTGTGTAGTTTgtactttttcttatttaagACTCGTGGTAATATTagaagatatcaaaatattgaattggatACCATCCAAGACAGATACTTCACGGCAACGTTAATTTTAATGTTGGCAGCTCATGGTACGACTGAACTACCgtttaattttttggttatttgtGGTACGACTACTTTTTTATGCGCTGGACTTATACTAAACTTCTACTTGTTCGCACAACTGATGCAAACCtggaataaatttattcatgttAAAACTGCAACGAATAGTATCAGTCAGCAATTTTGTGAGTACATGAAGTACAAGGGTTTACCGATAGAGACGCGGTCAAAAATTATGGCGTTCTTTGAATTTAGATTCCAAAGAGACTTTTACCATGAGAGAAGAATGCAGTATTTTATATCGGAAACACTCAGACACAGAATATTGATGGATTTACTCAGAAATCATGTGACTGGTACGAATTTATTCACTATTCTACCCAATGACGTGCTCCATAAACTGCTACCTAGAATAAAAACAGAGGTTTATTTAGAAGACGATGTTATCTTCCGGAAAGGAAAATTACATGAAACTATCCATTTCATACATAATGGAACTGTAGCTGTTTATAACTTGGCTGGATCAGAAATTTGTCATCTTGAAGATGGAGATTCATTCGGTGAACTATGCCTTTTATTGGAAGAGAAGAAACTTGTTAGTATTGTCGCTATTGCTCCTAGCGAGATTTTCCGAATCAAAAAGCTCCACTTATTAAAAGTACTTGAAGAATTTCccacaataaaacaaaatgttttattggaCTGCCGCGAGAGATTTCTCAGAGCAAGAACGAGTTATTTCTGAAATACTTTGTTTCGCTGTACTgttcaatgatatttttttaattggttatatattttgattgtttgaaGTACTCCTCACAAATTATATATCTTCTATATACCgcatattaaatatta comes from Diorhabda carinulata isolate Delta chromosome 8, icDioCari1.1, whole genome shotgun sequence and encodes:
- the LOC130897297 gene encoding potassium/sodium hyperpolarization-activated cyclic nucleotide-gated channel 3-like — its product is MLAAHGTTELPFNFLVICGTTTFLCAGLILNFYLFAQLMQTWNKFIHVKTATNSISQQFCEYMKYKGLPIETRSKIMAFFEFRFQRDFYHERRMQYFISETLRHRILMDLLRNHVTGTNLFTILPNDVLHKLLPRIKTEVYLEDDVIFRKGKLHETIHFIHNGTVAVYNLAGSEICHLEDGDSFGELCLLLEEKKLVSIVAIAPSEIFRIKKLHLLKVLEEFPTIKQNVLLDCRERFLRARTSYF